One part of the Kryptolebias marmoratus isolate JLee-2015 linkage group LG13, ASM164957v2, whole genome shotgun sequence genome encodes these proteins:
- the trpc4a gene encoding short transient receptor potential channel 4 — MSQLYYRRTDSSSYRDRIPLRIVRAESELSPLEKAYLGAVEKGDYASVKQALEEAEIYFKININCIDPLGRTALLIAIENENLEIIELLLSFNVYVGDALLHAIRKEVVGAVELLLNHKKPSGGMQVPPILLDKQFSDFTPDITPIILAAHTNNYEIIKLLVQKGVSMPQPHEVRCNCVECVSSSDVDSLRHSRSRLNIYKALSSPSLIALSSEDPFLTAFRLSWELQELSKVENEFKSEYEELSQQCKQFAKDLLDQTRSSRELEMILNYRDNANLLEEEGNNDLARLKLAIKYHQKEFVAQPNCQQLLASRWYDEFPGWRRRHWAGKFITCVFIGLLYPMFALCYLIAPKSRYGLFIRKPFIKFICHTTSYLTFLFLLLLASQHIVTTEHDRQDRQGPAPTTVEWMILPWVLGFIWAEIKQMWDGGFQDYVHDWWNLMDFVMNSLYLATISLKIVAYTKYSGTKPRNQWEMWHPTLVAEAVFAIANIFSSLRLISLFTANSHLGPLQISLGRMLLDILKFLFIYCLVLLAFANGLNQLYFYYETKAADERGKCKGIRCVEQNNAFSTLFETLQSLFWSIFGLISLYVTNVDADHQFTEFVGATMFGTYNVISLVVLLNMLIAMMNNSYQHIADHADIEWKFARTKLWMSYFEEGATLPAPFNIIPSPKSFWYLMCWIKRQVCKRTRSRRPESFGTLGRRAAENVRINHQYQEVLRNLVKRYVAAMIRDAKTEEGLTEDNFKELKQDISSFRYEVMGMMKTGKPALPSAKASCSSVESSLAYPNASLKISPCPPSSQVKSKLNRFKMTTSILKQSSSSTSPRPPEASNGLPNGLVVSDESCCEASDQRRNYSKDISDFGMYQKRHWSSKEAASGSGELSREMYSLSEEAGESGSSDTEEQSKEVMAKAKVEKELPGNKLGEESPENTKDTNINHSLDEFGEKQITEEDKNSPCTDSDADKYSSGLHRDEA; from the exons ATGTCACAGCTGTACTACAGGCGGACTGACAGCTCATCGTACCGGGACCGCATCCCGCTGAGAATTGTGCGGGCTGAGTCGGAGCTATCACCTTTGGAGAAAGCTTACCTGGGAGCCGTGGAGAAGGGGGACTATGCTAGCGTCAAACAAGCTCTGGag gaggCGGAAATCTACTTCAAGATCAACATCAACTGCATCGACCCCCTCGGCCGCACCGCTCTGCTTATCGCCATTGAGAACGAGAACCTGGAAATCATTGAGCTCCTGCTGAGCTTCAACGTTTACGTTGGCGATGCCCTGCTGCACGCGATCCGCAAGGAAGTGGTGGGAGCCGTGGAGCTGCTGCTTAATCACAAGAAACCCAGTGGGGGTATGCAG GTCCCCCCTATTTTATTGGACAAGCAGTTTTCTGACTTCACCCCTGACATCACTCCCATCATCCTCGCTGCACACACCAACAACTATGAAATTATCAAGCTCCTGGTGCAGAAAGGTGTGTCTATGCCACAGCCACATGAG gtgcgctgcaactgtgtggaGTGTGTGTCCAGCTCAGACGTGGACAGCTTGCGGCACTCGCGCTCTCGCCTCAACATCTACAAAGCACTGTCAAGCCCCTCTCTAATTGCTCTCTCCAGCGAGGACCCCTTCCTCACCGCATTCAGGCTCAGctgggagctgcaggagctcagCAAG GTGGAGAATGAGTTTAAATCAGAGTATGAGGAGCTTTCCCAGCAGTGTAAACAGTTTGCTAAGGATCTGCTGGACCAAACGAGGAGCTCCAGAGAGCTCGAGATGATCCTTAACTACAGAGACAACGCCAACTTGTTGGAAGAGGAAGGCAACAACGACCTTGCAAGACTCAAACTAGCAATCAAGTACCATCAAAAAGAG TTTGTAGCTCAGCCGAACTGTCAGCAGCTTCTGGCATCCAGGTGGTACGATGAGTTTCCTGGTTGGAGGCGGCGTCACTGGGCGGGAAAATTCATCACCTGCGTTTTCATCGGCCTCCTCTACCCCATGTTCGCCCTCTGCTACCTCATCGCACCTAAAAGTCGCTACGGCCTCTTCATCCGCAAGCCATTCATCAAGTTTATCTGCCACACGACTTCCTACCTGACCtttctcttcctgctgctcctcgCCTCCCAGCACATTGTCACCACGGAACATGACAGGCAGGACAGGCAGGGCCCCGCACCGACCACTGTGGAGTGGATGATACTGCCATGGGTGCTGG GATTCATCTGGGCGGAGATCAAGCAAATGTGGGATGGTGGTTTCCAAGACTACGTCCATGACTGGTGGAACCTGATGGACTTTGTCATGAACTCTCTATACCTGGCCACTATATCCCTCAAGATTGTAGCCTACACTAAG TACAGCGGCACCAAACCCAGGAACCAGTGGGAAATGTGGCACCCTACTTTAGTAGCCGAGGCAGTGTTTGCCATAGCAAACATCTTCAGTTCCCTCCGCCTCATCTCACTCTTCACAGCCAACTCTCATCTGGGGCCACTGCAGATCTCACTCGGGCGAATGCTGCTGGACATCCTGAAGTTCCTCTTCATTTACTGTCTG GTTTTGTTGGCTTTTGCTAATGGCCTGAACCAGCTGTACTTTTACTACgaaacaaaagctgcagatgAGAGAGGAAAATGCAAGGGCATCCGCTGTGTCGAGCAGAATAACGCTTTCTCCAC GTTATTTGAGACCCTGCAATCTCTTTTCTGGTCTATCTTTGGACTGATCAGCCTGTATGTGACCAACGTGGATGCAGACCACCAATTCACTGAATTTGTCGGGGCCACCATGTTTGGCACGTACAACGTCATCTCGTTGGTGGTGCTCCTCAACATGCTTATAGCCATGATGAACAACTCCTACCAGCACATTGCT GACCACGCAGACATTGAGTGGAAGTTTGCCAGGACAAAGCTGTGGATGAGTTACTTTGAGGAAGGGGCTACGCTTCCAGCTCCTTTCAACATTATTCCCAGCCCCAAATCGTTCTGGTACCTCATGTGTTGGATCAAGAGACAAGTGTGTAAGAGGACACGCTCCAGGCGCCCAGAGAGTTTTGGAACTCTTGGA AGGCGAGCAGCGGAGAATGTAAGGATAAACCATCAGTATCAG GAGGTTTTAAGGAACCTGGTGAAACGTTACGTGGCTGCGATGATCAGAGATGCCAAGACAGAGGAAGGTCTGACTGAAGACAACTTCAAG GAGCTGAAGCAAGATATCTCCAGTTTTCGTTATGAGGTGATGGGCATGATGAAGACTGGGAAGCCCGCTCTGCCGAGTGCCAAGGCCAGCTGCAGCTCCGTGGAATCCAGTCTCGCTTACCCCAACGCCTCACTCAAGATTTCCCCCTGCCCTCCGAGCAGTCAGGTGAAAAGCAAACTCAATCGTTTCAAGATGACCACATCCATCCTCAAGCAGAGCAGCTCTTCAACTTCACCCCGACCCCCAGAAGCCTCCAATGGTCTTCCCAATGGACTCGTGGTCTCAGATGAGAGTTGCTGTGAAGCGTCAGACCAGCGGAGGAACTACTCCAAAGACATTAGTGACTTTGGTATGTACCAAAAACGCCACTGGAGCAGCAAGGAAGCCGCGTCGGGCTCAGGGGAGCTTTCAAGAGAGATGTACTCTTTGTCAGAGGAAGCAGGGGAATCTGGGAGTTCTGACACAGAAGAGCAGAGCAAAGAGGTCATGGCTAAAGCGAAGGTCGAGAAAGAACTACCGGGGAATAAATTAGGAGAAGAATCCCcagaaaatacaaaagacaCTAACATCAATCACAGTCTGGATgaatttggagaaaaacaaatcacagaagAGGACAAAAACTCACCTTGCACTGACTCTGACGCAGATAAATATTCTTCAGGGTTACACAGAGATGAAGCATAA